DNA from Arthrobacter sp. SLBN-112:
CAGGAACTTCTTCAGGCTTCATCTTCGGATGCTATCGCCGGGCCTCCCTGCCGATGCAACATTCGCGACACAGCACTTAACGTCAGCCCGCCTGTTCAGCCGGCAGCCCGGCGGGAATCCCCGCCGCCCGTTCCGCTGCAGCAAGCGATGCTGCCAGGCTTCCGACGGCGTCCGGGTAACCCTTGTGCGTGGCAGTCCGCAGCTGGTCCGCTGTCCGCATCGCCTTGATGAGGGCGGAGGTTTCCGGCAGCCGGACGTCGGTCAGTTCCGGATGGTCGATGCTGCACGCCGGGTCCAGTTCGTAGCGCCGCCACCGGCGCATGAGTTCGTCGTGCCGGAGCCTGGCGGCCTGATGGGCAGAAAGCCGCTGCCGCTCTTCCCGTCGCGCGTTGCGCCAAGCCAGGAACCGTAGGCTGCCGCGGTAGGCGGCGATGCCTGACGCAGCAGCCGCCCCTGCCAGGACCAGTCCCGCCCACGGCGATACCAGGGCGGGGATCAATAATGCGGGAAGGGCCACGCAGGAACCAAGGAAGAGATCCCAGAACAGCTGGTCCCCACCTTCCGGTGCGCTGCCTGTGGAAGCCAGGGCCCGGCGTCGTACAACAAAAACGGTGGCGGCCACGCTGGCCACCAGCACGGGGCCGCACAGCAGGACCGCCCACGCACCCTGAAGCAGACCGTGCATCAAGGACTCCACCACGACTGACATCCTGCACCTCCAGCATCCAATGGAAGGACCAGACCCCGCCGGCAAACCCGGGCTGGTCCTTCCATTGGACCGTCTTCCGGGCAGAGCGTCAATGGCGGCCAAAAGGGGGAAGCGGGGTATGCCACGGACCTGCGGTGGGCGGTAGCGTGAAGGCATGCGACTCAAGATGTGCAGCATCCACGTCCAGGACCCCGCCGCGGCCCACGCCTTCTACACGGGCACGCTGGGCTTTGACACGCTCATGGCCATGCCGGAGTACAACCTCTACATCATCAAGGATCCGGGAGCGAACGACAGCAGCTCAGCAGGCCTTCTCCTTGAACCCAGCGACAATCCGATCGGGGCGGACTACATGAACGCTGTTCGCGAGGCGGGGCTTCCCGCGATCGTCTTCGGGGTTCCCGATGTGCAGGCGGAGTACGAGCGGCTCGTGGCCGCAGGAGTCAGTTTCAAAACCCCGCCCACCACGGATCAGTTCGGGACCAGTGCCGTGTTTGACGACGGCTGCGGCAACTACATCCAGATCCACCAGGACTGACGGCTATTTGGCCTGTGCCCGGTCCTTGTTGGCCTGCTTCTTCGCGGCCTCTTCCTTGACCCGCTGTGCCTCAGCGCGGACAGCCGCGTGCGTGGCTCGTTCGGTGACCAGCCACTGTGGCGGAGCCTGCAGCAGCGCGGTGATTTCCGCAGTCGTGAGCGCTTCCTCCACTCCGCCGCGGGCCAGGCCGCTGATGGACACGTTCAGCTTCTGAGCCACCACGGGGCGTGGGTGCGGGCCGTTGCGGCGGAGCTCCGCGAGCCATTCCGGCGGGTTGGCCTGAAGTTCGGCGAACTCCTCGCGGCTGATGGTTGAATCCTGGAACTCCTGCGGCGTGGCCGGGAGATAGATGCCAAGTTTCTTGGCAACGGTGGCCGGCTTCATGGACTGGGAGTTTGCAGAGGTCATGCTTCAAGGGTATCCGGGCGGCGGGTACTGTGAAGACGTGCCCGCCGACAATGCCCCCACGCCCGACGCCCACGCCGCCCCTGATGAGGCGGCGCCACGGGTGCTTCGCATCGCGTACGTAGCCGGGGTCACCCCGGGCAAATGGATCCGCCGCTGGGAAGAGCGGATGCCACATATTCCCCTTGAAGCATTTATGGTCGACGACGGCGCGCAGCTTGGGACGCTCCGGGACGGACAGGCGGACATGGCGTTCGTCCGCCTGCCCATCGACCGGGACGCGCTCAGTGCCATACCCCTTTACGAAGAACAGCCCGTGGTGGTTGCACCGAAGGGTCACGAGATTTCCGTGTTCGAGGAAGTGGACCTCGCTGACCTGGCGCAGGAATCGTTCCTCGACGTTGCCGCCCTGGGCGGACCGGAGGCGGCGCTCCAGGTGGTTGCCGCCGGCGCCGGCCTGGTGATCCTGCCCATGTCGGTGGCCCGCCACTTCAACGTCAAAGATACGGTGGCGCGCAGGCTCAGCGGGGCGGACGGAACCGAAATCGCGCTGGCCTGGCCCACCGAGGCAACGGATGAGGTGCTGGAGGAATTCATCGGCATCGTTCGTGGCCGCACCGCCCAAAGTTCACGCCAGCCATCCGCGCAGCCTGAGAAGGTGAAGAAGGAGCCCAAGCCGGACCGTCGGGGCACCGGTGCCAAGAAGGCCCCCAAGGTGGCCCAGCGTTATGCACCCAACCCGGACAAGGGCCGCGGCCGGGGCTCACGCAAGAAGGGCAAACGATAGCCGGGCTTGCGGGCGGCCACTTTAGGCCCGGCAGCAGCAAAGCCGGGTCCGCGGGTGCGGATCCGGCTTTGCCATGGTGCGTGGTTACCCATGCGGTTTAGGTGTTTTGGACGTTGTCTTTGGCGTCGGTGGCGCGGTCTTTGACGTCGGCGGCGGCCATTTGGCCTTCGGCTTTGACGTTTTGGGCGGCGTCGGTGGCGGTGGCCTTGACGTTTTCCATGGCTTCCTGGGCTGGTTCCTTCAGGTCCTGGGCCATGTTCTTGGCGGCGTCGGTGACCTGGGTGGCCAGGGGCTGGGCTGCGGTTTTGAGCTGGTCCGCGGCTTCGCGTTCCTTCTGGCTTGC
Protein-coding regions in this window:
- a CDS encoding VOC family protein, with amino-acid sequence MRLKMCSIHVQDPAAAHAFYTGTLGFDTLMAMPEYNLYIIKDPGANDSSSAGLLLEPSDNPIGADYMNAVREAGLPAIVFGVPDVQAEYERLVAAGVSFKTPPTTDQFGTSAVFDDGCGNYIQIHQD
- a CDS encoding DUF5997 family protein, which produces MTSANSQSMKPATVAKKLGIYLPATPQEFQDSTISREEFAELQANPPEWLAELRRNGPHPRPVVAQKLNVSISGLARGGVEEALTTAEITALLQAPPQWLVTERATHAAVRAEAQRVKEEAAKKQANKDRAQAK
- a CDS encoding LysR family substrate-binding domain-containing protein — protein: MAGFMDWEFAEVMLQGYPGGGYCEDVPADNAPTPDAHAAPDEAAPRVLRIAYVAGVTPGKWIRRWEERMPHIPLEAFMVDDGAQLGTLRDGQADMAFVRLPIDRDALSAIPLYEEQPVVVAPKGHEISVFEEVDLADLAQESFLDVAALGGPEAALQVVAAGAGLVILPMSVARHFNVKDTVARRLSGADGTEIALAWPTEATDEVLEEFIGIVRGRTAQSSRQPSAQPEKVKKEPKPDRRGTGAKKAPKVAQRYAPNPDKGRGRGSRKKGKR